The proteins below come from a single Zea mays cultivar B73 chromosome 8, Zm-B73-REFERENCE-NAM-5.0, whole genome shotgun sequence genomic window:
- the LOC103634748 gene encoding uncharacterized protein has product MARILLQPNKDDHATAFHSHTGAPATSLLLLLVVAAAVVVSLCTSGKNARPWKQRRSSLAPAPQQEHEHEQDGGGGMSRNKQLLASLSGIGVKAAAVAKMVSWNRRSPPASAWSSGGGDDAYVDADGDGTAEEEALWKKTIILGDKCRPLEFSGHLAYDCDGNPMQPQPSAINKDATDDAATKG; this is encoded by the coding sequence atggcgaggATTCTGCTCCAGCCCAACAAAGACGATCACGCAACCGCGTTCCACTCCCACACCGGGGCGCCGGCGACCTCCCTCCTCCTCCtgctcgtcgtcgccgccgctgtCGTCGTGTCTCTTTGCACCAGCGGCAAGAACGCCAGGCCATGGAAGCAGCGCCGGTCGTCCCTCGCGCCAGCGCCGCAGCAGGAGCACGAGCACGAgcaggacggcggcggcggcatgaGCAGGAACAAGCAGCTGCTCGCCAGCCTCAGCGGCATCGGCGTCAAGGCGGCCGCGGTGGCCAAGATGGTCTCGTGGAACCGGCGCTCGCCGCCGGCGAGCGCCTGGAGCAGCGGCGGCGGAGACGACGCCTACGTGGACGCCGACGGCGACGGCACCGCCGAAGAAGAAGCGCTCTGGAAGAAGACCATCATCTTGGGCGACAAGTGCCGCCCGCTCGagttctccggccacctcgcctacgATTGCGACGGCAACCCGATGCAGCCTCAACCGTCAGCGATCAACAAAGATGCCACCGACGATGCGGCAACCAAGGGTTAG